The Elaeis guineensis isolate ETL-2024a chromosome 14, EG11, whole genome shotgun sequence genome has a segment encoding these proteins:
- the LOC105057093 gene encoding uncharacterized protein isoform X2, whose protein sequence is MGLDHYKILGVDRNAKDDDLKKAYRKLAMKWHPDKNPNNKNDAEAKFKQISEAYDVLSDPQKRAIYDQYGEEGFKGQVPPPRGGASGFHGGAAQFRFNPRSADEIFSEFFGFSSPFGTAAGGGMGDAAAGGSRGGGARFPGGIFGEDIFAAFGGGRRGGEASAKKAPQIERTLLCSLQDLYKGTTKKMKISRDVMDSNGKYNRYIGAWFG, encoded by the exons ATGGGGTTGGATCACTACAAGATCCTCGGAGTCGACCGCAACGCCAAGGACGATGACCTCAAGAAGGCGTACCGCAAGCTCGCCATGAAGTGGCACCCCGATAAGAACCCCAACAACAAGAACGACGCCGAGGCCAAGTTCAAGCAAATCTCCGAAGCCTACGAT GTTTTGAGCGACCCGCAGAAGAGGGCGATCTACGACCAGTATGGAGAGGAAGGGTTCAAGGGGCAGGTGCCCCCGCCGAGGGGCGGGGCCTCGGGGTTCCACGGCGGCGCCGCTCAGTTCCGATTCAACCCCCGGAGCGCCGACGAGATCTTCTCCGAGTTCTTCGGCTTCTCCAGCCCGTTCGGCACGGCAGCCGGTGGGGGCATGGGGGACGCCGCCGCGGGTGGTTCCCGTGGCGGTGGTGCCCGGTTCCCGGGAGGCATCTTTGGGGAGGATATCTTCGCTGCGTTTGGGGGAGGGAGAAGGGGCGGGGAGGCGTCCGCCAAGAAAGCGCCACAGATCGAGCGGACATTGCTTTGCAGCCTCCAGGATCTGTACAAGGGGACGACGAAGAAGATGAAGATCTCGAGGGATGTGATGGATTCCAATGG GAAATACAACAGATATATTGGAGCATGGTTCGGTTGA
- the LOC105057093 gene encoding uncharacterized protein isoform X3 yields the protein MGLDHYKILGVDRNAKDDDLKKAYRKLAMKWHPDKNPNNKNDAEAKFKQISEAYDVLSDPQKRAIYDQYGEEGFKGQVPPPRGGASGFHGGAAQFRFNPRSADEIFSEFFGFSSPFGTAAGGGMGDAAAGGSRGGGARFPGGIFGEDIFAAFGGGRRGGEASAKKAPQIERTLLCSLQDLYKGTTKKMKISRDVMDSNGRLSTVEEILTIDIKPGWKKEKWLSLLSWCLICSSGAFRSICEKQMICYECWFHSDAFYWTI from the exons ATGGGGTTGGATCACTACAAGATCCTCGGAGTCGACCGCAACGCCAAGGACGATGACCTCAAGAAGGCGTACCGCAAGCTCGCCATGAAGTGGCACCCCGATAAGAACCCCAACAACAAGAACGACGCCGAGGCCAAGTTCAAGCAAATCTCCGAAGCCTACGAT GTTTTGAGCGACCCGCAGAAGAGGGCGATCTACGACCAGTATGGAGAGGAAGGGTTCAAGGGGCAGGTGCCCCCGCCGAGGGGCGGGGCCTCGGGGTTCCACGGCGGCGCCGCTCAGTTCCGATTCAACCCCCGGAGCGCCGACGAGATCTTCTCCGAGTTCTTCGGCTTCTCCAGCCCGTTCGGCACGGCAGCCGGTGGGGGCATGGGGGACGCCGCCGCGGGTGGTTCCCGTGGCGGTGGTGCCCGGTTCCCGGGAGGCATCTTTGGGGAGGATATCTTCGCTGCGTTTGGGGGAGGGAGAAGGGGCGGGGAGGCGTCCGCCAAGAAAGCGCCACAGATCGAGCGGACATTGCTTTGCAGCCTCCAGGATCTGTACAAGGGGACGACGAAGAAGATGAAGATCTCGAGGGATGTGATGGATTCCAATGG GAGGCTGAGCACTGTGGAGGAGATTTTGACGATTGATATCAAGCCTGGCTGGAAGAAAG AAAAATGGCTGTCTCTTCTTTCATGGTGCTTGATTTGCAGCAGTGGAGCATTTAGAAGTATATGCGAAAAACAGATGATATGCTATGAATGTTGGTTTCATTCAGATGCTTTCTATTGGACAATCTGA
- the LOC105057093 gene encoding uncharacterized protein isoform X1 — protein MGLDHYKILGVDRNAKDDDLKKAYRKLAMKWHPDKNPNNKNDAEAKFKQISEAYDVLSDPQKRAIYDQYGEEGFKGQVPPPRGGASGFHGGAAQFRFNPRSADEIFSEFFGFSSPFGTAAGGGMGDAAAGGSRGGGARFPGGIFGEDIFAAFGGGRRGGEASAKKAPQIERTLLCSLQDLYKGTTKKMKISRDVMDSNGRLSTVEEILTIDIKPGWKKGTKITFPEKGNELRNLVPADLVFIIDERPHGVFKREGNDLIVTEKISLVEAVTGYTVQLTTLDGRNLTIPINTIISPTYEEIVQGEGMPITKDPSKKGYLRIKFQIKFPSKITPEQKAGVKRLLAPS, from the exons ATGGGGTTGGATCACTACAAGATCCTCGGAGTCGACCGCAACGCCAAGGACGATGACCTCAAGAAGGCGTACCGCAAGCTCGCCATGAAGTGGCACCCCGATAAGAACCCCAACAACAAGAACGACGCCGAGGCCAAGTTCAAGCAAATCTCCGAAGCCTACGAT GTTTTGAGCGACCCGCAGAAGAGGGCGATCTACGACCAGTATGGAGAGGAAGGGTTCAAGGGGCAGGTGCCCCCGCCGAGGGGCGGGGCCTCGGGGTTCCACGGCGGCGCCGCTCAGTTCCGATTCAACCCCCGGAGCGCCGACGAGATCTTCTCCGAGTTCTTCGGCTTCTCCAGCCCGTTCGGCACGGCAGCCGGTGGGGGCATGGGGGACGCCGCCGCGGGTGGTTCCCGTGGCGGTGGTGCCCGGTTCCCGGGAGGCATCTTTGGGGAGGATATCTTCGCTGCGTTTGGGGGAGGGAGAAGGGGCGGGGAGGCGTCCGCCAAGAAAGCGCCACAGATCGAGCGGACATTGCTTTGCAGCCTCCAGGATCTGTACAAGGGGACGACGAAGAAGATGAAGATCTCGAGGGATGTGATGGATTCCAATGG GAGGCTGAGCACTGTGGAGGAGATTTTGACGATTGATATCAAGCCTGGCTGGAAGAAAGGTACAAAGATTACATTCCCAGAAAAAGGCAATGAGCTGCGTAATTTAGTACCCGCAGATCTGGTTTTCATCATTGATGAGAGGCCTCATGGTGTCTTCAAGCGGGAAGGGAATGATTTGATTGTCACCGAGAAGATCTCACTTGTTGAAGCTGTCACAGGTTACACTGTACAGCTGACAACTCTTGACGGTCGAAATCTAACTATTCCCATCAATACCATAATCAGCCCCACTTATGAGGAAATCGTACAAGGTGAAGGGATGCCGATTACAAAAGATCCATCTAAAAAAGGGTACTTGAGGATTAAATTTCAAATCAAGTTCCCCTCTAAAATCACGCCAGAGCAGAAGGCAGGCGTCAAGCGGTTGTTAGCTCCTTCTTGA